A single region of the Branchiostoma lanceolatum isolate klBraLanc5 chromosome 1, klBraLanc5.hap2, whole genome shotgun sequence genome encodes:
- the LOC136423284 gene encoding uncharacterized protein isoform X2, translating to MGMEWAGLRRGRSLSRKCVEVSVWFGYYVASHGDKMPHKDELWLPYNTRKVEIFNKYAEEREGRFEPYCCLQSFLNMWNTFYPHVSIKTCSLFTKCTICVRLSRKLASTRDPLKRKEIKTIRERHDKRQMIERAAYYQRRESAKKDPEKYLSLIIDGMDQAKTFLPHFVGDKSKDITSADQMKVHVSGVISHGHGLRATYLDFFEYKHDSNLTLNLLLKVLRALSLEKPLPPILYIQADNCYRENKNKFMLAFLDMLVHMKIFREVQLSFLIVGHTHEDIDQMFSRIADKLRHQEAHTPEQLIHMMPECRKLRGMFNIRDWLRPHISNIKGHSQVGQFRFRLNKDNQDVVDMFYRKGEGRRWDKLNFGMFKRSRAGKPVRPKGVPDVINVCFENKNIDGKKVLNELLPKWTPYLENEQEEYVWKTFLKQAIETSGSVQRRKTYSKVGAEWFLPDLPKYREENTADDDGPAVPETLMALLEKEQENPQITEPRGNVVAQKKTRTTRRKLLN from the exons ATGGGAATGGAGTGGGCTGGACTGCGGCGCGGGAGATCTTTGTCTCGCAAGTGTGTGGAAGTGTCTGTATGGTTTGGATATTACGTTGCGAGTCACGGTGACAAAATGCCACACAAAGACGAACTATGGCTTCCGTACAACACACGGAAAGTTGAAATCTTCAACAAATACGCAGAAGAACGTGAAGGCCGTTTCGAACCATACTGCTGCCTACAATCATTTCTCAACATGTGGAATACATTCTACCCCCATGTCTCCATAAAAACG TGCAGTCTGTTTACAAAGTGCACAATTTGTGTGCGCCTGAGCAGGAAGCTTGCCAGCACAAGGGATCCTCTTAAAAGAAAGGAGATCAAGACGATCAGAGAACGGCACGACAAGAGACAAAT gaTTGAGCGAGCGGCATACTACCAACGGCGGGAATCGGCGAAGAAAGACCCGGAAAAGTATCTTAGTCTCATCATTGATG gaatgGATCAAGCCAAGACATTCCTCCCCCACTTCGTCGGAGACAAGTCAAAG GACATAACTTCAGCCGACCAGATGAAAGTCCATGTATCTGGTGTCATCAGCCATGGCCACGGACTACGAGCAACTTACCTCGACTTTTTCGAGTACAAACATGATTCAAACTTGACTTTGAACCTTCTGTTAAAAGTTCTAAGAGCACTTTCGTTG GAAAAGCCTTTGCCGCCTATTCTGTATATCCAAGCAGACAATTGCTACAG ggaaaataaaaacaagttcATGTTAGCCTTCCTAGACATGCTGGTCCACATGAAGATCTTCCGCGAG GTGCAGCTTTCTTTCCTTATTGTCGGACACACGCATGAAGATATTG ATCAAATGTTCAGTAGGATAGCAGATAAACTCCGGCATCAGGAGGCACATACGCCTGAGCAGCTCATTCATATGATGCCGGAGTGCAGAAAGTTGCGAGGCATGTTTAACATCAGGGATTGGCTAAGGCCCCATATCAGTAACATAAAGGGTCACTCTCAAGTGGGGCAGTTTAGATTTAGACTCAACAAAGATAACCAGgatgttgttgacatgttttaCCGTAAAGGAGAAGGTCGGAGGTGGGACAAGTTAAATTTTGGAATGTTTAAAAGGTCAAGGGCCGGAAAACCAGTGAGGCCAAAGGGTGTCCCCGATGTCATCAATGTCtgctttgaaaacaaaaacattgatgGAAAAAAAGTCCTAAATGAATTATTGCCAAAGTGGACCCCTTATTTAGAGAACGAACAAGAAGAATACGTTTGGAAGACATTCCTTAAGCAAGCAATTGAGACAAGTGGAAGTGTACAGAGAAGGAAAACATATTCTAAGGTAGGGGCAGAATGGTTTCTTCCCGACCTTCCAAAATATCGAGAGGAGAACACTGCGGACGATGATGGGCCAGCAGTACCAGAGACTCTGATGGCGCTACTGGAAAAGGAGCAAGAGAACCCACAG ATCACAGAACCAAGAGGTAACGTCGTGGCACAAAAGAAGACCAGGACCACACGTCGGAAGCTTTTAAACTGA